From a single Anomalospiza imberbis isolate Cuckoo-Finch-1a 21T00152 chromosome 16, ASM3175350v1, whole genome shotgun sequence genomic region:
- the NME3 gene encoding nucleoside diphosphate kinase 3 isoform X1 produces the protein MVPRGAVTARGEHGPFKSGAAMICLVLGLFAGLFHSAFGGVNERTFVAIKPDGVQRRLVGEIIRRFERKGLQLVGMKLLQASEELLKEHYIALRDRPFYGRLVKYMSSGPIVAMVWQGLDVVKTVRTMIGETNPAESRPGTIRGDFCVEVSKNVIHGSDSVESAQQEISLWFRPEELPCWEDTAAHWIYEFGVCHDLVPLWGTTEQQLQGKGPQRHCWEQVQELSCGGSSLSPWGLLIALHVGLCCFSSVQDCVKL, from the exons ATGGTTCCGCGGGGGGCGGTGACAGCGCGGGGGGAGCACGGCCCCTTTAAGAGCGGCGCCGCCATGATCTGCCTGGTGCTGGGGCTCTTCGCCGGCCTCTTCCACAGCG ccttcGGCGGGGTCAATGAACGAACCTTCGTGGCCATCAAACCGGACGGGGTCCAGCGGCGCCTGGTCGGGGAGATCATCCGGCGCTTCGAGAGGAAGGGGCTGCAGCTGGTGGGGAtgaagctgctgcag gcctcggaggagctgctgaaggaacaCTACATCGCCCTGCGGGACCGTCCCTTCTACGGCCGCCTGGTGAAGTACATGAGCTCCGGGCCCATCGTGGCCATG GTCTGGCAGGGCCTGGATGTGGTGAAGACAGTTCGCACCATGATCGGGGAGACCAATCCAGCTGAATCCAGGCCTGGCACCATCCGAGGAGACTTCTGTGTTGAAGTCAGCAA GAACGTGATCCACGGCAGTGACTCGGTGGAGAGTGCCCAGCAGGAGATCTCGCTCTGGTTCCGCCCCGAGGAGCTGCCGTGCTGGGAGGACACGGCTGCACACTGGATCTACGA GTTTGGTGTCTGCCATGACCTCGTCCCACTCTGGGGCAcgacagagcagcagctgcagggaaagggCCCCCAGagacactgctgggagcaggtacaggagctgagctgtgggGGGTCTTCCTTGAGCCCCTGGGGACTTTTAATTGCTTTGCATGTTGGTttgtgctgcttctcctctgtCCAAGACTGTGTTAAACTGTAA
- the NME3 gene encoding nucleoside diphosphate kinase 3 isoform X2, producing MVPRGAVTARGEHGPFKSGAAMICLVLGLFAGLFHSAFGGVNERTFVAIKPDGVQRRLVGEIIRRFERKGLQLVGMKLLQASEELLKEHYIALRDRPFYGRLVKYMSSGPIVAMVWQGLDVVKTVRTMIGETNPAESRPGTIRGDFCVEVSKNVIHGSDSVESAQQEISLWFRPEELPCWEDTAAHWIYE from the exons ATGGTTCCGCGGGGGGCGGTGACAGCGCGGGGGGAGCACGGCCCCTTTAAGAGCGGCGCCGCCATGATCTGCCTGGTGCTGGGGCTCTTCGCCGGCCTCTTCCACAGCG ccttcGGCGGGGTCAATGAACGAACCTTCGTGGCCATCAAACCGGACGGGGTCCAGCGGCGCCTGGTCGGGGAGATCATCCGGCGCTTCGAGAGGAAGGGGCTGCAGCTGGTGGGGAtgaagctgctgcag gcctcggaggagctgctgaaggaacaCTACATCGCCCTGCGGGACCGTCCCTTCTACGGCCGCCTGGTGAAGTACATGAGCTCCGGGCCCATCGTGGCCATG GTCTGGCAGGGCCTGGATGTGGTGAAGACAGTTCGCACCATGATCGGGGAGACCAATCCAGCTGAATCCAGGCCTGGCACCATCCGAGGAGACTTCTGTGTTGAAGTCAGCAA GAACGTGATCCACGGCAGTGACTCGGTGGAGAGTGCCCAGCAGGAGATCTCGCTCTGGTTCCGCCCCGAGGAGCTGCCGTGCTGGGAGGACACGGCTGCACACTGGATCTACGAGTGA